One candidate division KSB1 bacterium DNA window includes the following coding sequences:
- a CDS encoding Rieske 2Fe-2S domain-containing protein codes for MSVPFRRVCALTEIPDGEAVTVELDNSEIALFRSGDAVHATEGRCPHAFEQMSKAALDGETVTCLAHHYCFDLRTGKATKPTPGIAFLKVFPVELRDGDVYVQFEGSDDEW; via the coding sequence ATGAGCGTCCCCTTCCGCCGCGTGTGCGCTCTGACAGAAATCCCCGACGGCGAAGCAGTCACCGTCGAATTGGACAACAGCGAAATCGCACTGTTCCGCAGTGGCGACGCAGTGCATGCCACCGAGGGTCGCTGCCCGCATGCCTTCGAGCAAATGAGCAAGGCCGCGCTCGACGGCGAAACCGTGACCTGTCTCGCGCATCACTACTGCTTCGACCTGCGCACCGGCAAGGCCACCAAGCCGACGCCGGGCATCGCCTTCCTGAAAGTCTTCCCGGTCGAGCTTCGCGACGGCGATGTGTACGTGCAATTTGAGGGCAGCGACGATGAGTGGTAA